A region of the Sideroxydans lithotrophicus ES-1 genome:
CGAACTGGAACGCCTGCAGCCTTCCGAGATCCTGCACGCCGAAGATGCTGCCCTGCAAGCAAGTATTCATGCGGCTTTCAAGACATTGCCAGTCTGGCATTTCGACCTTGAAACGGCTCGCCGCGGCCTGTGCCAGCAATTCGCCACCATCGACCTCGCCGGTTTCGGCTGCGACGATTACACGGTTGGACTGGAAGCTGCGGGCGCATTGCTGGGCTACGCCAAGCTCACCCAGGGCCAGAGCATCAGCCATATCCGCAGCGTGCAGGTCTACAGCGCAGACCGTTATGTGCGCATGGACGCCGCCACCCGGCGCAATCTGGAGATCACCCAGACACTGCGCGGCGAGCCTGCGCCCACCCTGCTCTCGCTGCTCGACACCTGCGCCACCAACATGGGCAGCAGATTGCTGGCGAACTGGCTGCATCATCCGCTGCGCGACCGAAACGTGCTGGGAGCAAGGCTGGAAGCGGTCGAACAACTCTTACTCCCCTCGCCCTCAGGGAGAGGGGCTGGGGGTGAGGGAAGAAATGGTGAAGTACACACCGAGAGTTCCCTCACCCCAGCCCTCTCCCAAGGGGCGAGGGAGCTTTACCCCCAAGTCCACGACCAGCTCAAACCCAGCGTCGATGTAGAACGCATCACCGCACGCATCGCATTAAGATCGGCCCGTCCACGCGACCTGTCCGGCCTGCGCGACACGCTGCTCACCTTGCCGCAACTGCACGCCGCGCTGGCGCGGTGCGATGCCGCGCTCATCCAGCAGCTGGCCGACGCCCTGGTTGCCGATCACACATTGGTTGAGTTGCTTCAGAAAACCATCAAACCCGAACCCTCTTCCGTGTTGCGCGAAGGCTCCGTCATCGCCGACGGCTTCGACCCCGAACTGGACGAACTACGTGGCATCCAGACCAACTGCGGCGATTTCCTGATGGAGCTGGAACTGCGCGAACGCGCCCGCACCGGCATCGACAAGCTGAAGGTGGAATACAACCGCGTGCACGGCTTCTACATCGAGGTGAGCTTCGCCAATGCAGACAAGGTGCCGGACGACTATCGCCGCCGCCAGACGCTGAAGAACGTCGAGCGCTACATCACGCCGGAATTGAAAGCCTTCGAGGACAAGGCGCTCTCTGCCAACGACCGCGCCCTGGCGCGCGAGAAATTCCTCTACGAACAACTGCTCGACCAACTCGCGCCGTTCATCCCGCAACTGCAGCGCATCGCTGCCGCCATCGCCGAACTGGACGTGCTTGCCACATTCGCCGAGCGCGCTGCCACGCTGAATTTCAGCGCGCCGCAGTTCGCCGACGACGCGCAGATCAACATCGTCAAAGGCCGGCATCCGGTGGTGGAAGCACAGGTAGACCAGTTCACGCCCAACGACACCACGCTCAACGACGCGCGCCGCACTCTGCTCATCACCGGCCCCAACATGGGCGGTAAATCCACTTACATGCGCCAGGTCGCCATCATCGCGCTGCTCGCGCATGTCGGCTGCTTCGTGCCCGCACAGGAAGCCGTGCTCGGCGAGATCGACCAGATCTTCACCCGCATCGGCGCATCGGACGACTTAGCCTCGGGACGCTCCACCTTCATGGTCGAGATGACCGAGGCCGCCAACATCCTGCACAACGCCACCGACAAGAGCCTGGTGCTGGTAGACGAGATCGGCCGCGGCACCAGCACCTTCGACGGTTTGGCTTTGGCCTACGCCATCGCCCGCCACCTGCTGGAACTCAACCGCAGCTACACCCTGTTCGCCACCCACTATTTCGAACTCACGCGCCTAGCCGAGGAATTCAAACAACTCGCCAACGTCCACCTCGCCGCCATCGAACACCAGCACAGCATCGTCTTCCTGCACTCTGTCAACGAAGGCGCCGCCAGCCAAAGCTACGGCCTGCAAGTCGCCGCACTCGCAGGCGTGCCGAACAGCGTCATCCGCTCTGCAAAAAAACAACTGGTGAAACTGGAACAGAACAGTGCCGCGCAAAACCCGCAGGGCGACCTGTTCACCGCCGCACCCGAAGCACCGGAGCCGGAAGAACATCCGCTGCTGTCGGCGCTACGCGATTTGCAGCCGGATGAGATGAGTCCGAAGGAAGCGTTGGAGAGGATTTATCAGTTGAAAAAGATGGTGTAGCAAAGCATCCCAAAAGAATTCAACTCCGGTAACATTGACCCCGCTGCTCCACCCGGGCACCCCTATGCAATGTGTTAATTCATTCTTGGGCATCTGTTTTGTTCCCGTCACTTCGACGGCGAGCATATTCGGGTTCAAAGATTTCATCTCTGCACTTGCCTTACTCATTATCATCTACACGATATCCGATGTGCGATATCGGTTCCGCATAGCGGTCTCACCCACACCGCTATACAAGATCAGCTATTGGCTCATCGCACTAATTGGATTTGGTACATTGCTAACCGACATTTGGATTAGCGAGAAATGGCTCGTGCCAAACATCCTCATCAGCGCTGCGATCTGGCAAGGGATATTGGCTGCACTATTTCTCGGACTGGTTATCACATGGATGCACTACGCGTTCATCAAACCAACGATCTTCGGGCGCAATAACTACTACCAGTATGCACAAGAACTTTATCGTATTGTGTTGAAAGGATCGGAGACAGAACTTCCAATCATCGCTCACGAACTCGCGTATTCTGCTGAATCACTGGTCACTTTCGCTGCAGGATTGAACAAGGCTAAAACTGAGGCAAAAGATAAGCTGAAACCATGCGCTGAAGGTTACGCAAACGATATGTTGTTACTTATCGCCAATCGAAAGCTCTGTAGACATATTGTGGCCTCATCTCCTATTACGGCTATCCGATTCCTCGATGCTGTCGCCGAATCAAAGGCATTCCACGTTCCCATTGGCTTATTTGCTAAGAACGTATCTACCGAAGCGATTCAAAACAAAGACTCCAGTTTGTACCATGAGGACGATGGATATAACTCGGGGCTGCTTGGTTACATCAAACCACTTAGTCAAGCTCTTTATGGGAACTACAAACTGGTGGAAGCCCTTCAGAATCATTCCCCGCTCGATATCGATTACAAATCAGTTTGGGCTTGGAACGCTGATCAATTCGAGGCTTATTGTCGCGCTGTGCAGATGACACTCAAGAACTATTTGGATGATGGACATTGGGGTCAACATTCCTACGTCTTGACTGGAGCTCTGGGCAATATTCACGAAACCTGCAATCGCGCTATCTGGGATATCAAAAAGTCTGACGACGACTACGTTGGCGATGCATGGCATCGCCTCGATGCTGGCGTGGATTTCATAAAGAACAGCATAAATGCGATTGACCAACTGAAGCCTCAGCCGGAGGCGCGTACCTTGCGGATTCACCATCGAGAACGCAATCGACTTATGAATGAGGACTTCTACGACAGGCTCGCCGAGGCCATGTTTAAAATCATACATTCTGCGGCTTTAATCGACGGACCGTCAGACAAGGCATGGAGTATCCATCACAATTCCGTATGGGGTGATTTTTTCGGGCTCAGCAATGAAGGGCGAGCTTGGAAAATCGTTCAATTCAAGCTGCGCCGGCTGCTCTATGATGAAATACAGAGCATCGAATCTTCGCCAAACTACAAAAATGCACGCTTGCTGGGCATTTGTTTGAACGTCATGGGCCTGAAGATGGGAAAACGCTCAGGCTACGGTCGAGATTGTGCAGCCCTTAAAGCGGTAATACTGGCATTGACGCAGAGAAACTATCTGCACTTGCGACAAGTAAACACAGAGATTGCAGATGCCTGCCTAATTGGAGGCATTACTTTCGATGCTGATCAATCACGGCTGGTCAAGACCTACGCAAAAGGGCTGCGACCAGAACCGGACAGAGAGTACTTACTACTTCAGCAACCGGCGGAGCTAAAAGGGTCAGCTTCGCATTTCCTTTAGCCAGCCCCTCACTCCACAACCTGATACGGCTCCATAGCCACCCTTTCAACCCGCTCGCCGAGCATGACCACTTTCCCTTCCTGCCTACTGTCACCCGTTTCGCTGAATTCAAAACGATAGACGCCTTCATGGCCGATATTCCGGTTATGCTCTTGGTCAAGCCAACCACGGAAGGTGAAAATATGATCGACTTATTTTCCGAACAATGGATGACCGCCCTGAAGAATGCATGGAACTCAGCTCCCCAGGTCTACGAGCCCTTGCAGAAGGCATTGTTTTCTTCCCGAGTCGGGTACGGTTTCATTGGGGAACCCCAGCCGCGGGGTGTACTCGTCATTGAAGACGGAATGGCGACTTCGACGCTTTCCGGTATCAACAGCGGCGAGGTCGATTGGGATCTGCGCGCAACAGAAGACAACTGGAAGAGCTGGATCGAGAATGGTTTCTCGCTTTACAACCTGGGCATTGCATTCGCCACCCATCAGTTGCAGTTCCAAAAAGGCGATTACGCCCAGATGCTGAAGAACCCGCTGCTGAGCCGGCCCTTCGTAAGGCACTTTGAACTGTTCGAGAACATTCAGACCTATCAGACCAACTCGGGACTCCTGTACCGGCTAGGGCTGAAAAAGAAGAAGGGTGTGATCGAATCGGATAACTCCGGCCAGCGCTCCGGATTGGATCTGTTGGAAGCGATTCAGGCTCATATCAAATGGAAAGCGCGTTTCCAGAATGCTATCACTGGCGAATCGAAGGAGGTTTTCAATCCCGGAGATGTCTATGTTGATACGGCATGCGAGCTGGGTAAATGGATCCATAGCCCTTTTTCCGAGATCTTCCACGACCAACCTCATTTTGAAAACCTCAAGAACACCCACGCCGAGTTTCACAAGCACGCTGGCGACATCGTAATCAAGATTCAAAGCGGTTCGAGGGAAAGTCTGGATCAGTCGATAGACGAGTTCAATCGCATTTCTCGCAGTTTGATTCGTGATCTGCATGAGCTAGCCAAGTTCATGTAGGCTGTGCCATCCGCTGAGAGGCCATTAGGGTCAGCTTCGCATTTGATTTTCAGTAGAACAATCAGGAGCAGACCACAACTCCCCGCGCCACCCCTCCAACCTCTCATCCAAACACCCCTACTACCCGTACCCATTTTTATTGCCTGAGCTCAGGCGTAGGATGTTTTCCACGGAGGGCATCAGCCCTGCCGTCCTTGGCGATGCATGCGCATCGCGCCCTATTCCATTACAGGCTGACACCATGTCCACCATAGATAAACAGACCGGTTTGCGTCTGGATAACCAGTTCGCCCGAGAGGTGCAATGCATGTATGTGCGCTGGCAACCCGAGCCAGCGCCTGCGCCGCGCTGGCTGCAATTCAACGATGCACTTGCACAAGAGCTGGGGCTGGATGCGCAGGCATTGCGCAGTGATGCTGGGCTTGCGGTGTTTTCCGGGCAGCGCATCCCCGAGGGGGCAGAGCCGGTGGCGCAGGCTTATGCCGGTCACCAGTTCGGGCATTACTCGCCGCGTTTGGGTGATGGGCGTGCGTTGTTGCTGGGCGAGATCGTCAATGCCTCCAGACACCGCTTCGATCTTGCGCTGAAGGGTTCCGGCCCCACGCCTTTTGCACGCAATGGTGATGGCAAGGCGGCGGTGGGGCCGGTGCTGCGCGAGTTCCTGATCGCCGAAGCGATGCATGCGCTGGGTGTGCCGACGACGCGGGTGCTGGCGGCGGTGGCGACGGGCGAATCGGTGCGCCGCGAAAGGGCCTTGCCCGGTGCGGTACTCGCGCGTGTGGCTGCCAGCCATCTGCGCGTGGGCAGTTTTGAATATGCGGCGCGCGCCGAGGATGCCGCGTTGCTGGGCCGCCTCGCCGAGCATGCCATCACGCGCCATGCGCCGCACTTGCAGGGCCAGCCGCAGCGCCATCTCGGCTTGCTGGAGCAGGTGGTGGAACGCCAGGCACAGTTGATCGCGCAATGGATGGGGTTGGGTTTCATCCACGGGGTGATGAACACCGACAACATGACCATCTCCGGCCAGACCATCGACTACGGGCCTTGCGCGTTCATGGAGCATTTCGATCCCGAGGAGGTGTTCAGTTCGATCGACCACGATGGGCGCTATGCCTGGGCCAACCAGCCTGCCATCGCGCACTGGAACCTTTCGCGTCTGGCCGAGACGCTGTTGACGCTGATCGACACCGATGCGGATCGCGCAGGCGCGCTGGCGATGGCGGCCATCGGGAAGTTTGAGAAGCAGTTGTCTGCGCACTGGTCGGCGTTGCTGCGCAGCAAGGTGGGGCTGCCGGATGGTGGCGAAGCGGCAGACCTCCTCGCCACCGAATTCATGCATCTGTTGCAACGCTATGAGGTGGACTTCACGCTGGGCTGGCGTCGGCTGGGCGATGCTGCCGCTGGCAACGAAGCGCCGCTGCGCGCATTGTTCGGTGCGCATGCTGCCGCGCTGGAAGATTGGTTTGCACGCTGGCGGGCGATGTTCGGCACCGTGCCGGGGGCCGAGCGCGCACAGGCAATGGCGAAGGTGAACCCCATGGTCATTCCGCGCAACCATCTGGTCGAGCAGGCGTTGGCGGCGGCTTCTGACTACGACGACCTTGCTCCGTTCGAGCGCCTGCTGGACGCGGTGCGCCGACCGTTCGAGCCGCGCGATGACGATGATATCTACATCCAGCCCGCGTCGCGCGAAGAGACGGCGAGCTACCGCACGTTCTGCGGGACCTGAGGGTTGACTGTAGAATCGCCACCGCCGTCCCGACACCATGTGAGGTAGCTCCCCATTGCCTTGCGCGCCCTCACTCCAATATCTGATACGGCTCCATGGCAACCCTTTCAACCCGGTCGCCAAGCATCACCACCTTCCCCTCCCTCCGGCTATCGCCTGTTTCGCTGAATTCGAAGCGATAGGTGCGACGCAATACCCGACGACCGTTCGCATCGCGCGCCAGCGCCAAGTGGCTGCTGGCAACGGTATCGTCCAGAAATTGAACGTCCATCCTGTTGCAGGCTCGCCTGCCGGCTTCGCGTGCAAGCTCGAGGATGCGTATGCTGTGCAGCCAGAACCAGCCTCCCAGTCCCAATACTGTCAGTAGCAACAAGCTCGCAAAGTCCACCGTGAGTCCCGATATGAAATGTCGATCGAGAGGCCGCAGTTCAGCCCAGTGGGGCGAAGCGCGGTACGGTCTGCCCCTGGTGTTGCACTGTCTCGAAGAAGGCAGTCTTGGGGCGCGTCCAGATCATGCCTTCTTCAGACTTGTAGACCATCATGAAGATGTTCGGGTCGGCCTCCAGCTTCGCCTCGCAGACGATCTCGTAGATGCCGCCCTTGTAGTGCCGGTATTTCATTCAATCTTCTCCTCGCGCTGCAACTGCACCGATTCTGGCACAACTCCCGAATCAAAGGATCAGGCTCGAATCGATTTTCGATAAACTATGCTCCTGACCATTACCGGTTCCCGATCTGGCAACCCATGACCACACTCATCGCCCTGCTGCGCGGCATCAATGTCGGCGGCAACAACAAGTTGCCGATGAAGGAGCTGTCTGCTCTGCTGACGGAGATGGGATTGTGCGATGTGCAAACGTACATACAGAGCGGCAATGTGGTGTTCGGTTGCGACCTGAAGAACAAGGCAACGCTGGCGGCAAAGATCAGCGCGGCGATCAAGGCACAGCATGGCTTTGCGCCGCACATCCTGCTGCTGGATGCGGCGGAGTTGAAAAAGGCGATGGCGGGCAATCCTTACCCGGAAGCCGAGTCCGAACCCAAATCGCTGCACCTGTTCTTTCTGGATGAGGTACCGCAGCAGCCTGACCTGAAGTCACTGGAAGCCATCAAGACCCCCAGCGAACGCTTCAAGCTGGCGGGCAAGGTGTTCTATCTGCACGCCCCGGATGGCGTCGGCAACTCCAAACTTGCAGCGCGAGCCGAAAGACTGCTTGGCGTGGCAGCCAGTGCGCGCAACTGGAACACGGTGTGCAAACTGGCGGAGATGGCTGCCTGAGCTTTCCTATCTGGCCTGGTATTAAAGGGGAAAACATCTCATCAGCTCCGCCAACGGATGCTCTGCACGACCAGAACGTGACACACCAGCTTGCCCGGAATGCCCGTCAATAGGCGATCTTCAGGCTATCGCCTGACGCAGCCTCCCCCAGGCCAAAGCCTGAAAAAGAAACCGGTTCGGGTATTTTTGTCTTGCCGCGTCATCCGCCATCGCCCCGAAAACGTTATTGGAAGTGCATTTGGCCGATCCTGGTCAGATGCGGCTACTGGTTCGGCCAGCGGTGAAATACCGGATATTGCTTATGTATTTCATCTGCCCGTTCCGCTAGTATGCAATCGGGGTGTGGTTTTGCTGCCCCAGCAAGGAGGTGTGTCATGGCTACCATTGTGCTGGATATGGATGGATGCGATATCGCACATGAGCAACTGATGCTTGAAGAGTATGGCGAGGAAGTGATGAGTGCGGGATGGATTCCGCCGCGTACGCTGAAGGGCGAAAACGAGGTTGCACTCGCTATCGCCCCGGTGGAGCCGGCCGATACCGGCGAGTTCTTCCTGTCCACTGCCTTCCCGCAATGCCCGTGAACAGGCATTCTATAGACTGCTAGCTGTTCAGCACCGCCTGGGCAGCTGGAGTATCTGTTTCAACGAACCTCGATCGACGAGGCCGGGTTCGAGTCACTTTCGATAAAACACGGCCTTGGTCAATTCCATCCTTTCTCCCGAAAGCCGATGAACACTCTCATCGTCCTGCTGCACAGCAGCGATACCCAGCCTGCAGCAAACCGCCGGAACTGCATTTGCTCAATCAGCACTGACTCCCTGCAGGACAGGTGCCATCTGCACTTCCCCTTTGCGGATCGCGGCTTGCCAGCAGGCATGCAGATCCAGGTCGACCTTGCCGACCACATCGGCATCCAGTTTGCCTTTGGCGACCTGTTCCTTGAGGATGACCAGGATCTGTTCCGGCGGCAGCGGTTCGCGGTAAGGGCGGCGCTGCGCCAATGCCTGGAACACGTCGGCGACTTCGATGATGCGTGCTTCCAGCGACAGCCCGTCCTTGTCGAGATGGTAGGGATAGCCGCTGCCATCCACTCGCTCATGGTGATGCGCCGCCCATAGCGAGACTTGTTCCAGCCCGGTGATGTTCTTGAGGATGTTGTAGGTGTCGAAGCTGTGGCGGCGCATTAGGCCGATCTCCGCTTCGGTGAGCCTGCCCGGCTTTTCCAGCAACTCGTCGGGGATGCGCAGCTTGCCGATGTCGTGCAACAGGCCTGCCAGTTCGAGCATCTCGCAGTTGGTCTCCGCCAAGCCGAACAGTTCGCCCAGATGGCGCGACAGATTGGCCACGCCATCCGAATGCTCCCGGGTGAAGGCGCTTTTGGCATCGACGATGCGCGAGAACACGCTGACCAGGCTGCGCAACTCCTCGAAGCTCATGCGCTGCGCGTGGGTCTCGCTCAGCCAGGTCGAGACATAGCCGTTGATGTTGTTGGCCTCAAGCGAGAACCAGAAGGCTTCGGAATACGATATTTCCATGAACGCATCGACCAGTTCCGGGCAGAACCATTCGTCGCGCCTGTCGGCGATGGTCTGGCGGATGGATTCCTTGCCCAGCAGGATGTCGGTATCGTTGACGAGATATTTGAGGGTGAGGATGTCGACGCGGTCCACCATGTAGATGCAGTTGGCATTGAGTTTGACCTCGAGCGGCAGGTCCATCGACTTGAGCTCGTGCCAGTGGGTGTGATGGTGCCGCACGATGGGAGCGAAGCGTTGCAGCATGGGCGACGAGCTCATCAATGCTGCTCCCAGATGGCAATGCTCACTCTCCTCTTCCCATTGCAACTGGGCCAGCTTGGCATGCACCGCAGTCTTGGAAACGCCGCTGTCGTGCAGGATGGCTGCCTGGAACAGTTCGTCGAGTTGCGTCTTGTTCCAACACAGATGCTTGCCGCACTCCGCAGCCATGTAGGCGACGCGCTTGCCGTGATGGATGTGGGTCACACCGACCAGATCGAGCGCATCGGACAGGGAGTAGATCGCCTCATGCAGGTTGATGAGATAGTCGGACACAGAGCCTCCGCTCCGTCATTGAACGCTTGCAGTATACCCCTTGCCACGTGCCCCGGCGCTGTGCCGGTTCGAGTACTGGCACGCTTCGGTACAGTTATTGCGGCTGGCGCCATATCCTTTCACGCCAGTTTCGGAGCATCGAACCATTGAATTCGACTGACCGAAGACTAGGGGAAAACACTAGGATAAAAGCACCGTTGTCGCAGTGAAAAATGCTGGCAATGTTCGCTTGGCAACATATAGAATGCCGCCACCGGAATCTGCAATCAAACCAATAGCCGGAAAAAGATCCCTCAAGGAGGAAGTAAAATTTTCTGCCGCCCTGACACGCTTGCATCCTTCTTGGACCAGGCATCGTTTCCACATGTCTTCATAAGCTTGCAGCATTGCCGGCGCGGATGAGCCACGACGATTTCAAATCGCTGCTGGAAGTCAGGAACGAGGCCGAACTTCGGCAGCGGGCACAGGAAGTTGTGGTTGGTTTTGGCTTCGATTATTTCCTGTATGCCACCGGCCTCAAGATGGAGAACAGCACCACCAGCTTCACCAAAGTCATCACCACTTACCCAGCCGCATGGATCGAAAAGTATGTCAGCGCAGGCTATGCCTCGATCGACCCGGCGGTGCGTCACAGCATGGAGCGGCGCACGCCTTATATCTGGAGCGCCGAGGCATTCGAAAGCGCAGGAGCAGGACTCATGTTCGAGGATGCTCGACATCACGGCATCGTATCGGGCATGTCGGTGCCTTTGTTCGATAGCGCCAGCAACAGTATCGGCGGCATGGGACTGGCCTGCCGCAGCGAGACTTGCCGCGGGCTGGAGGATATCGGGCGCGTCGTCCTGTTCGCCCTGTATTTCCAGGAAGCCTATTCCCGCATCGCCGTGCCTTTTCTGCATGACGAGGATGGTGTGTTGTCGCGCCAGGAAGGCGCATGCCTGGGCTGGATCTCCGACGGCCTGGACGTGGCGCAGATCGCGCAAAGACTGGCCTTGCCCGAGGCGGAAGTGCAGCAGTTGCTGGAGCAGGTGTTGCACAAGCTGGATGCCAGTTCGCTGCCGCAGGCCGTGGCACACGCTTTCGCCGGCGGCTTGTTGACCTGCTTCCCCGGCCACCCGGTGCGGCCCGTGGCGGACGAAGAGGCCTCGCTTGCCGCTTCGCCGCACTATTGGGCGCTGCGCGAGATCGAACGGGAGATCGCGGAAGCACAAGCGCAACAATACGGTTTCGCCGTCGCTGTGCTGGATCTGGATCACTTCCGGCGCGTCAACAATGCGCTGGGACATAACGCCGGCAATGTCCTGCTGGCCGAGGTCGCCGAACGCCTGCGTTACAACCTGCCGCCGCATGCCCACATGACCGGACTTGAAGGCGACGGTTTCCTGCTGTTGTTGCCCGAGCTTGCCAGCGAGCAGGTAGCCAATCATCTGCTCGCCTGTCTGCGCTCCCCGATCACCGTGCTGGATCGCCAGTTCACGATCACCGCCAGCATGGGCGTGGTGCGCTATCCCCAGGATGGCGAATCGGCAGAGGCATTGCTGCGTTGCGCGGAGATTTCGCTGTACCGCGCCAAGGAGCACGGTCGCGACCGGGTGGAGTTCTTCGCGCCCGAGATGAGCCACAAGGCAGAACGCACGGCGACGCTGGAAGTGGAACTGCGCGCCGCCCTTGGACGCGACGAACTGACTCTGTACTACCAGCCGCTGGTGGACAGCCATTCGGGACAGATCCGCGGCCTGGAGGCCCTTTCGCGCTGGCACAGTCCGCTGCTGGGCACGGTTCCTCCGGATCAGTTCATTCCCGTGGCCGAGCAATCCGACCTTATCCGCATCCTGGACGAATGGGTGTTCCTCAAGGCCTGCCGCCAGCTCAAGGTCTGGCGCGAGCAGTTATGCCCCGACCTGTTCATGGCAGTGAACGTTTGCCCCTCCCGCTTCCTGAATGCAGGCGTCGTCGAGCACACCATCGCCACGCTGCGTGCCCAGGAATTGCCGCCGGAATGCCTTGAGATCGAGATCA
Encoded here:
- the mutS gene encoding DNA mismatch repair protein MutS, with amino-acid sequence MNAPEKSSHTPMMQQYLRIKAEHNDKLLFYRMGDFYELFHDDAVRAAKLLDITLTQRGASNGSPIKMAGVPYHAAEQYLARLVKMGESVAICEQIGDPATSKGPVERKVVRIVTPGTVTDSALLEEKRDNLLLALHQRSGKLGLAWLNLASGQFFVCETATDNLAAELERLQPSEILHAEDAALQASIHAAFKTLPVWHFDLETARRGLCQQFATIDLAGFGCDDYTVGLEAAGALLGYAKLTQGQSISHIRSVQVYSADRYVRMDAATRRNLEITQTLRGEPAPTLLSLLDTCATNMGSRLLANWLHHPLRDRNVLGARLEAVEQLLLPSPSGRGAGGEGRNGEVHTESSLTPALSQGARELYPQVHDQLKPSVDVERITARIALRSARPRDLSGLRDTLLTLPQLHAALARCDAALIQQLADALVADHTLVELLQKTIKPEPSSVLREGSVIADGFDPELDELRGIQTNCGDFLMELELRERARTGIDKLKVEYNRVHGFYIEVSFANADKVPDDYRRRQTLKNVERYITPELKAFEDKALSANDRALAREKFLYEQLLDQLAPFIPQLQRIAAAIAELDVLATFAERAATLNFSAPQFADDAQINIVKGRHPVVEAQVDQFTPNDTTLNDARRTLLITGPNMGGKSTYMRQVAIIALLAHVGCFVPAQEAVLGEIDQIFTRIGASDDLASGRSTFMVEMTEAANILHNATDKSLVLVDEIGRGTSTFDGLALAYAIARHLLELNRSYTLFATHYFELTRLAEEFKQLANVHLAAIEHQHSIVFLHSVNEGAASQSYGLQVAALAGVPNSVIRSAKKQLVKLEQNSAAQNPQGDLFTAAPEAPEPEEHPLLSALRDLQPDEMSPKEALERIYQLKKMV
- a CDS encoding DUF3301 domain-containing protein; translated protein: MFTFRGWLDQEHNRNIGHEGVYRFEFSETGDSRQEGKVVMLGERVERVAMEPYQVVE
- a CDS encoding HD domain-containing phosphohydrolase, coding for MSDYLINLHEAIYSLSDALDLVGVTHIHHGKRVAYMAAECGKHLCWNKTQLDELFQAAILHDSGVSKTAVHAKLAQLQWEEESEHCHLGAALMSSSPMLQRFAPIVRHHHTHWHELKSMDLPLEVKLNANCIYMVDRVDILTLKYLVNDTDILLGKESIRQTIADRRDEWFCPELVDAFMEISYSEAFWFSLEANNINGYVSTWLSETHAQRMSFEELRSLVSVFSRIVDAKSAFTREHSDGVANLSRHLGELFGLAETNCEMLELAGLLHDIGKLRIPDELLEKPGRLTEAEIGLMRRHSFDTYNILKNITGLEQVSLWAAHHHERVDGSGYPYHLDKDGLSLEARIIEVADVFQALAQRRPYREPLPPEQILVILKEQVAKGKLDADVVGKVDLDLHACWQAAIRKGEVQMAPVLQGVSAD
- a CDS encoding CZB domain-containing protein, which translates into the protein MADIPVMLLVKPTTEGENMIDLFSEQWMTALKNAWNSAPQVYEPLQKALFSSRVGYGFIGEPQPRGVLVIEDGMATSTLSGINSGEVDWDLRATEDNWKSWIENGFSLYNLGIAFATHQLQFQKGDYAQMLKNPLLSRPFVRHFELFENIQTYQTNSGLLYRLGLKKKKGVIESDNSGQRSGLDLLEAIQAHIKWKARFQNAITGESKEVFNPGDVYVDTACELGKWIHSPFSEIFHDQPHFENLKNTHAEFHKHAGDIVIKIQSGSRESLDQSIDEFNRISRSLIRDLHELAKFM
- a CDS encoding EAL domain-containing protein; translation: MSHDDFKSLLEVRNEAELRQRAQEVVVGFGFDYFLYATGLKMENSTTSFTKVITTYPAAWIEKYVSAGYASIDPAVRHSMERRTPYIWSAEAFESAGAGLMFEDARHHGIVSGMSVPLFDSASNSIGGMGLACRSETCRGLEDIGRVVLFALYFQEAYSRIAVPFLHDEDGVLSRQEGACLGWISDGLDVAQIAQRLALPEAEVQQLLEQVLHKLDASSLPQAVAHAFAGGLLTCFPGHPVRPVADEEASLAASPHYWALREIEREIAEAQAQQYGFAVAVLDLDHFRRVNNALGHNAGNVLLAEVAERLRYNLPPHAHMTGLEGDGFLLLLPELASEQVANHLLACLRSPITVLDRQFTITASMGVVRYPQDGESAEALLRCAEISLYRAKEHGRDRVEFFAPEMSHKAERTATLEVELRAALGRDELTLYYQPLVDSHSGQIRGLEALSRWHSPLLGTVPPDQFIPVAEQSDLIRILDEWVFLKACRQLKVWREQLCPDLFMAVNVCPSRFLNAGVVEHTIATLRAQELPPECLEIEITERMLMDSDPIVRERLTELRNHGVRISIDDFGTGHSSLSYLSRLPVDVLKIDRSFVQNVTSSSEQSVLVEAIVAMAGKLGLHVVAEGVEQESEKRFLMSCGCDLLQGYLIGHPEPPENIAQLLQVQSLHPHTGMSDPDFKGQLRINLGVT
- a CDS encoding DUF3301 domain-containing protein, translating into MLLLTVLGLGGWFWLHSIRILELAREAGRRACNRMDVQFLDDTVASSHLALARDANGRRVLRRTYRFEFSETGDSRREGKVVMLGDRVERVAMEPYQILE
- a CDS encoding DUF1653 domain-containing protein codes for the protein MKYRHYKGGIYEIVCEAKLEADPNIFMMVYKSEEGMIWTRPKTAFFETVQHQGQTVPRFAPLG
- a CDS encoding DUF1697 domain-containing protein, whose product is MTTLIALLRGINVGGNNKLPMKELSALLTEMGLCDVQTYIQSGNVVFGCDLKNKATLAAKISAAIKAQHGFAPHILLLDAAELKKAMAGNPYPEAESEPKSLHLFFLDEVPQQPDLKSLEAIKTPSERFKLAGKVFYLHAPDGVGNSKLAARAERLLGVAASARNWNTVCKLAEMAA
- a CDS encoding protein adenylyltransferase SelO, whose amino-acid sequence is MSTIDKQTGLRLDNQFAREVQCMYVRWQPEPAPAPRWLQFNDALAQELGLDAQALRSDAGLAVFSGQRIPEGAEPVAQAYAGHQFGHYSPRLGDGRALLLGEIVNASRHRFDLALKGSGPTPFARNGDGKAAVGPVLREFLIAEAMHALGVPTTRVLAAVATGESVRRERALPGAVLARVAASHLRVGSFEYAARAEDAALLGRLAEHAITRHAPHLQGQPQRHLGLLEQVVERQAQLIAQWMGLGFIHGVMNTDNMTISGQTIDYGPCAFMEHFDPEEVFSSIDHDGRYAWANQPAIAHWNLSRLAETLLTLIDTDADRAGALAMAAIGKFEKQLSAHWSALLRSKVGLPDGGEAADLLATEFMHLLQRYEVDFTLGWRRLGDAAAGNEAPLRALFGAHAAALEDWFARWRAMFGTVPGAERAQAMAKVNPMVIPRNHLVEQALAAASDYDDLAPFERLLDAVRRPFEPRDDDDIYIQPASREETASYRTFCGT